The following are encoded together in the Primulina tabacum isolate GXHZ01 chromosome 18, ASM2559414v2, whole genome shotgun sequence genome:
- the LOC142533620 gene encoding MAP3K epsilon protein kinase 1-like isoform X2: MAPEVIEMSGVCAASDIWSVGCTVIELLTCVPPYYDLQPMPALFRIVQDEHPPIPDGISADITDFLRQCFKKDARQRPDAKTLLSHPWIPNSRRALQTSLRHSETLRTIEDVGSGGTELSRGEQGHNSEISPAENKIKTGMLSSERVGISMSSGNNISNVNHSEERANNLEEDMISDYVPTFSVHGKSPLQASLNNLVDSYEAPLSDFSGHKKSNLDHQSEMLINGEFERPESTKKKEVAKPVQGKGSSVNTEQDTLNFGQKSQDYSPRKAEKSSVISGGNELSRFSDTPGDASLDDLFHPLENLEDRGAEASTSASSSHVKRGYAVSDSGKNDLATKLRDTIAQKQMENESAQANGGDLLRLMMGVLKEDVIDIDALGFEDKLPAENPFHLQAVEFSKLVSSLRPDEPEDVIVSVCQKLNTFFRQRPEQKIVFITQHGFLPLMELLEVPRTRVICSVLQVLNQIIKDNTDFQENACLVGLIPVVMGFAVPDRPREVRMEAAYFLQQLCQSSSLTLQMFIACRGIPILVGFLEADYAKYREMVHMAIDGMWQVFKLQKSTSRNDFCRIAGKNGILLRLINTLYSLNEATRLAAISSGGGFPPDGLAPRPRSGPLDSSNPSFVQMDPSYHGIDLPDHFKVKQGDHVSQIGAQEPSPVSLSYSPDSKILPPDTDKPRSNIATVESSGAFKGPESASLEKGSAPLMRDHFPAISRDREGLDRWKNDSSVAEVDVKPQRGANVPSRISTDSAPKSFEAPKSFEAASNGLHLSVAAASQQENVRPLLSLLDKEPPSRHFSGQLEYTRHLSGVEKHESILPLLHASNDKKTNGLDFLMAEFAEVSGRGLENSNADSLPRSSPKAANKKLGSLSSNVGNAATLGLAYHAASGVLSGSGVLNARPGSATSSGLLSHMVSPWNVDVAREYLEKVADLLLEFATADTAVKSYMCSQSLLSRLFQMFNKIEPPILLKLLKCINHLSTDPHCLEHLQRADAIKYLIPNLDLKEGALVSQIHHEVLNALFNLCKINKRRQEQAAENGIIPHLMQFIMIDSPLKQYALPLLCDMAHASRNSREQLRAHGGLDVYLSLLEDQLWSVTALDSIAICLAHDNENRKVEQALLKKDAVQKLVIFFQCCPEQHFLHILEPFLKMITKSSRINTTLAVNGLTPLLISRLDHPDAIARLNLLKLIKAVYEHHPRPKQLIVENDLPQKLQNLIEERRDGQSSGGQVLVKQMATSLHKALHINTVL; the protein is encoded by the exons ATGGCCCCTGAG GTCATTGAAATGTCAGGAGTTTGTGCTGCTTCTGACATTTGGAGTGTCGGCTGCACTGTCATCGAGCTTCTCACATGTGTACCACCATATTATGATCTTCAGCCTATGCCCGCCCTATTTAGGATTGTGCAG GACGAGCATCCTCCAATTCCAGATGGTATATCTGCAGATATTACCGATTTCCTACGTCAGTGCTTTAAGAAG GATGCTAGACAGAGGCCTGACGCAAAGACGTTACTCTCACACCCTTGGATACCAAATTCAAGGCGTGCTCTGCAGACCTCTCTGCGTCATAGTGAAACATTAAG AACCATTGAGGACGTTGGATCTGGGGGTACGGAGTTAAGTAGAGGCGAACAAGGGCATAATTCTGAAATCTCTCCTGCTGAGAAT AAAATCAAAACAGGGATGCTATCATCTGAGCGTGTAGGAATCAGCATGTCTTCTGGCAACAATATATCTAATGTTAATCACTCTGAGGAAAGAGCAAATAACCTGGAGGAAGATATGATTTCAGATTATGTTCCCACATTTTCTGTTCATGGGAAATCACCATTACAAGCCAGTTTAAATAACCTAGTAGACAGTTACGAGGCTCCACTTTCTGATTTTTCGGGACATAAGAAATCCAACCTGGATCATCAGTCTGAAATGTTGATCAATGGTGAATTTGAACGGCCTGAGTCTACAAAGAAAAAAGAAGTTGCTAAACCTGTTCAAGGAAAAGGCAGTTCTGTCAATACAGAGCAGGACACACTAAATTTTGGCCAAAAGAGCCAAGATTATAGTCCTCGGAAG GCTGAGAAGTCATCAGTAATCTCAGGAGGAAATGAGCTGAGCAGATTCAGTGACACTCCTGGTGATGCTTCTTTGGATGACTTATTTCATCCATTAGAGAACCTTGAGGATCGGGGAGCTGAAGCTTCTACTTCTGCATCCTCCTCCCATGTTAAACGAGGCTATGCGGTCTCTGACAGTGGAAAGAATGATCTAGCCACAAAGTTAAGGGATACAATTGCTCAAAAACAAAtggagaatgaatcagcacAGGCAAATGGTGGCGACCTATTGCGTCTAATGATGGGTGTTttgaaggaagatgttattgaCATTGATGCTCTG GGATTTGAAGATAAATTACCTGCAGAAAATCCTTTTCACCTTCAG GCTGTCGAATTTAGCAAACTAGTGTCGTCCTTGAGACCAGATGAACCAGAAGATGTGATAGTCTCTGTTTGTCAGAAGTTGAACACTTTTTTCCGTCAACGACCTGAACAGAAAATAGTATTCATCACACAGCATGGTTTTCTTCCTCTAATGGAACTCCTAGAGGTTCCCAGAACTCGT GTCATATGTTCTGTGCTTCAAGTTCTGAACCAAATAATCAAAGACAACACTGATTTTCAGGAGAATGCGTGCCTAGTTGGGCTT ATTCCTGTTGTGATGGGTTTTGCTGTGCCTGATCGTCCTCGAGAAGTTCGCATGGAAGCAGCATACTTTCTGCAGCAACTATGTCAATCGAG ctctTTGACACTGCAGATGTTTATTGCTTGTCGTGGTATTCCCATCCTGGTGGGCTTTTTGGAGGCCGATTATGCAAAATATAG AGAAATGGTTCACATGGCTATTGATGGTATGTGGCAGGTTTTCAAGCTTCAGAAGTCCACCTCTAGAAATGATTTCTGTCGTATAGCCGGAAAGAATGGGATATTACTCAGGCTTATTAACACTCTGTATAGTTTGAATGAGGCAACACGTCTAGCTGCTATATCTAGTGGAGGTGGATTTCCTCCAGACGGTTTGGCTCCAAGACCGAGATCTGGTCCTCTGGATTCTAGCAATCCTTCCTTTGTGCAGATGGATCCATCTTATCATGGGATCGACTTGCCGGATCACTTTAAAGTTAAGCAGGGAGATCATGTATCACAAATTGGAGCACAAGAACCTTCACCAGTTTCATTATCGTATTCACCTGATTCAAAAATTTTACCTCCAGATACTGACAAACCTAGATCAAATATTGCCACTGTGGAGTCCTCAGGTGCTTTTAAGGGTCCAGAATCTGCATCATTGGAAAAAGGATCTGCACCTCTAATGAGAGATCACTTTCCAGCCATTTCAAGAGATCGGGAAGGTCTAGATCGGTGGAAGAATGATTCTTCCGTAGCTGAAGTTGATGTAAAGCCGCAAAGAGGTGCAAATGTACCCAGTAGAATATCCACGGATAGTGCCCCAAAATCTTTTGAAGCACCAAAATCTTTTGAAGCAGCATCTAATGGATTGCATTTGTCTGTTGCTGCTGCTAGCCAGCAAGAAAATGTTCGACCCCTTTTGAGTTTATTGGATAAGGAACCTCCATCTCGCCACTTCTCAGGTCAGCTAGAGTATACGCGGCATCTCAGTGGTGTGGAGAAACACGAAAGCATACTGCCACTATTACATGCATCTAACGACAAGAAGACAAATGGACTTGATTTTTTGATGGCTGAATTTGCAG AGGTTTCTGGACGCGGACTGGAAAATTCTAATGCTGATTCACTCCCAAGAAGTTCACCAAAAGCTGCAAATAAGAAGTTAGGATCTTTATCATCTAATGTAGGAAATGCTGCCACTCTGGGCCTTGCTTACCATGCAGCATCTGGTGTGCTGTCTGGTTCTGGAGTATTGAATGCTAGACCAGGGAGTGCGACATCATCTGGGTTACTTTCTCATATGGTATCTCCATGGAATGTTGATGTTGCCCGGGAATATCTTGAAAAGGTGGCAGACCTTCTACTTGAGTTTGCCACAGCAGACACCGCTGTCAAATCTTACATGTGTAGCCAAAGTTTGCTTAGCCGTCTTTTTCAGATGTTCAATAAGATAGAACCCCCAATTTTGCTAAAG TTGTTGAAGTGTATTAATCATTTGTCAACCGATCCACACTGCTTAGAGCATCTTCAGCGAGCAGATGCAATCAAATATTTAATCCCAAATCTTGATCTCAAAGAAGGTGCTCTTGTGTCCCAAATACATCATGag GTACTTAATGCGCTATTTAACCTCTGTAAAATTAACAAGAGGAGACAGGAGCAGGCGGCAGAAAATGGAATCATTCCGCATTTAATGCAATTTATTATGATTGATTCCCCTTTGAAACAGTATGCATTACCTCTTTTATGTGATATGGCACATGCTTCACGGAATTCAAGGGAGCAATTACGAGCTCATGGAGGATTGGATGTGTACTTGAGCCTTCTTGAAGACCAGCTCTGGTCTGTGACTGCCTTAGATTCAATTGCCATATGCTTGGCCCATGACAATGAAAACAGGAAAGTGGAACAGGCTTTACTAAAAAAGGATGCTGTGCAGAAACTTGTCATATTCTTCCAGTGCTGTCCGGAGCAGCACTTCTTGCACATATTGGAACCATTCTTGAAAATGATCAC GAAATCGTCTCGAATAAATACTACTCTTGCAGTTAATGGCTTAACTCCTCTGTTAATTTCTAGACTCGACCATCCGGATGCAATAGCTCGTCTGAATTTACTTAAATTGATTAAG GCTGTATACGAGCATCATCCTCGTCCAAAGCAACTGATAGTCGAGAACGATCTGCCTCAGAAGCTTCAGAATTTGATCGAGGAGCGAAGAGACGGGCAAAGTTCGGGAGGGCAAGTGTTGGTAAAACAAATGGCTACTTCACTTCATAAAGCACTTCATATCAACACGGTTTTGTAA
- the LOC142533088 gene encoding putative metal-nicotianamine transporter YSL7 has product MVDGTKDIEGGHCGEVHSEEEAAMEKAFVDTAIPSWRKQITFRSMVTSLVLSLVFNVIVCKLNLTTGVIPSLNVAAGLLGFAMVKTWTVLVEKCGLLKQPFTRQENTVIQTCIVASSGIAFSSGTASYLLAMTPKIAGAGSAAINVKELSVGWMIGYLFVVSFVGLFSIVPLRKVMILKYKLSYPSGTATAYFINSFHTPKGAKLAKKQVWCLFKSFVGSFMFACFKWFFAAGDGCGFDSFPTFGLHALKQRFNFDFSTTYVGVGMICPYMVNVSLLVGAILSWGVMWPLIQTKEGSWYKAGLKASDIHGIQGYRVFIAISMMLGDGLYHVVYMVIVTLKNFMAQQSEQKHVSDSMEEDQQIGDYDEKKRKEYFLKDQIPNVAAITGYVLLAALSVGLIPMIFHQLKWYHILVAYSVAPILAFCNAYGCGLTDWSLASNYGKLAILIFSSWAGVEHGGIIAGLASCGVMMSIVSTASDLMQDFKTGYLTLSSPRSMFFGQVYGTFLGCIMSPLVFWFFFKAYNVGDQSGSYPAPFAMMYRAIATLGVEGFSSLPKNCLSLMIVFFVSAVVINVLIEILKKYDIKICKFIPSPMCMAIPFYLGAYFAIDMCVGSLILFLWQRQSKKGAKEYGPAVASGLICGDSLWGIPAAILALSGVNSPICMKFLSSSVNTKVDGFLQG; this is encoded by the exons ATGGTGGATGGAACAAAAGATATCGAAGGCGGCCACTGCGGCGAGGTTCACAGTGAAGAGGAGGCGGCGATGGAGAAGGCCTTTGTGGACACGGCTATTCCGTCTTGGCGGAAACAGATAACGTTTCGATCTATGGTGACGAGTCTGGTGTTGAGCCTTGTGTTCAATGTGATCGTGTGCAAGTTGAATCTGACGACAGGGGTTATACCTTCGCTGAACGTGGCGGCGGGGCTTCTTGGATTTGCGATGGTGAAGACTTGGACTGTTTTGGTCGAGAAATGCGGTCTTTTGAAGCAACCTTTTACCAGACAGGAGAATACTGTCATACAAACTTGTATCGTTGCATCATCTGGCATAGCTTTTAGCA GTGGGACAGCAAGTTATCTGCTTGCAATGACTCCTAAGATTGCTGGAGCTGGAAGCGCTGCGATTAATGTGAAGGAACTCTCTGTTGGATGGATGATTGGATACCTTTTTGTTGTTAGCTTTGTGGGTTTGTTCTCAATAGTACCACTCAGAAAG GTGATGATTTTGAAGTACAAATTGTCATATCCCAGTGGAACTGCCACTGCATACTTTATCAACAGTTTCCACACTCCTAAAGGAGCAAAGCTAGCCAAGAAACAAGTGTGGTGTCTCTTCAAATCCTTCGTTGGTAGCTTTATGTTCGCATGTTTCAAGTGGTTCTTCGCTGCTGGTGACGGCTGCGGATTCGACAGCTTTCCTACATTTGGTCTCCACGCTTTGAAACAAAG GTTCAACTTTGATTTCTCAACTACATATGTTGGGGTTGGTATGATCTGCCCTTACATGGTTAACGTATCATTACTCGTTGGCGCAATTCTTTCTTGGGGAGTAATGTGGCCATTAATCCAGACCAAGGAAGGCAGCTGGTATAAGGCTGGTCTTAAAGCGAGCGATATTCATGGAATTCAAGGATACAGG GTCTTTATTGCTATTTCAATGATGCTCGGAGACGGCCTATATCATGTAGTCTACATGGTGATAGTCACCCTAAAAAATTTCATGGCTCAACAATCAGAACAGAAACACGTAAGTGATAGCATGGAGGAAGACCAGCAGATTGGAGACTATGACGAAAAAAAGCGAAAAGAGTATTTCTTGAAAGATCAAATCCCAAATGTAGCTGCCATAACTGGATACGTCCTATTGGCAGCCTTATCAGTGGGATTAATACCTATGATATTTCATCAGCTAAAATGGTACCATATACTTGTGGCATACTCCGTCGCACCCATTCTAGCCTTCTGCAACGCCTATGGTTGTGGCCTAACAGACTGGTCTTTGGCGTCAAACTACGGAAAACTAGCAATCCTCATTTTCAGCTCATGGGCCGGTGTAGAACATGGTGGGATCATTGCTGGGCTGGCCTCTTGCGGTGTGATGATGAGCATCGTGTCAACAGCTTCCGATCTGATGCAAGATTTCAAGACTGGATACTTAACTCTATCATCCCCTCGTTCTATGTTTTTCGGCCAAGTCTACGGCACATTCCTTGGCTGCATCATGTCGCCTCTCGTGTTCTGGTTCTTCTTCAAAGCTTACAATGTCGGGGATCAAAGTGGCTCATATCCTGCTCCATTCGCCATGATGTACCGTGCCATCGCCACTTTAGGAGTCGAAGGTTTCTCCTCACTACCCAAGAACTGCTTATCCCTCATGATTGTGTTTTTTGTCTCTGCTGTGGTGATCAATGTGCTTATCGAAATCTTGAAGAAATATGACATCAAGATTTGCAAGTTCATACCGAGCCCGATGTGCATGGCTATACCATTCTATCTCGGAGCGTATTTCGCCATAGACATGTGCGTTGGAAGCTTGATTCTGTTCTTATGGCAGAGACAGAGTAAGAAGGGTGCAAAGGAATATGGACCTGCGGTAGCCTCAGGATTGATATGTGGAGACTCTTTGTGGGGAATACCTGCTGCCATATTGGCTCTATCTGGAGTTAATTCACCGATATGCATGAAGTTTTTGTCTTCCTCGGTTAACACTAAGGTGGATGGTTTCCTTCAAGGgtga
- the LOC142533620 gene encoding MAP3K epsilon protein kinase 1-like isoform X1: MSRQMTSSAFHKSKTLDNKYMLGDEIGKGAYGRVYKGLDLENGDFVAIKQVSLENIAQEDLNTIMQEIDLLKNLNHKNIVKYLGSLKTKTHLHIILEYVENGSLANIIKPNKFGPFPESLVAVYIAQVLEGLVYLHEQGVIHRDIKGANILTTKEGLVKLADFGVATKLNEADLNTHSVVGTPYWMAPEVIEMSGVCAASDIWSVGCTVIELLTCVPPYYDLQPMPALFRIVQDEHPPIPDGISADITDFLRQCFKKDARQRPDAKTLLSHPWIPNSRRALQTSLRHSETLRTIEDVGSGGTELSRGEQGHNSEISPAENKIKTGMLSSERVGISMSSGNNISNVNHSEERANNLEEDMISDYVPTFSVHGKSPLQASLNNLVDSYEAPLSDFSGHKKSNLDHQSEMLINGEFERPESTKKKEVAKPVQGKGSSVNTEQDTLNFGQKSQDYSPRKAEKSSVISGGNELSRFSDTPGDASLDDLFHPLENLEDRGAEASTSASSSHVKRGYAVSDSGKNDLATKLRDTIAQKQMENESAQANGGDLLRLMMGVLKEDVIDIDALGFEDKLPAENPFHLQAVEFSKLVSSLRPDEPEDVIVSVCQKLNTFFRQRPEQKIVFITQHGFLPLMELLEVPRTRVICSVLQVLNQIIKDNTDFQENACLVGLIPVVMGFAVPDRPREVRMEAAYFLQQLCQSSSLTLQMFIACRGIPILVGFLEADYAKYREMVHMAIDGMWQVFKLQKSTSRNDFCRIAGKNGILLRLINTLYSLNEATRLAAISSGGGFPPDGLAPRPRSGPLDSSNPSFVQMDPSYHGIDLPDHFKVKQGDHVSQIGAQEPSPVSLSYSPDSKILPPDTDKPRSNIATVESSGAFKGPESASLEKGSAPLMRDHFPAISRDREGLDRWKNDSSVAEVDVKPQRGANVPSRISTDSAPKSFEAPKSFEAASNGLHLSVAAASQQENVRPLLSLLDKEPPSRHFSGQLEYTRHLSGVEKHESILPLLHASNDKKTNGLDFLMAEFAEVSGRGLENSNADSLPRSSPKAANKKLGSLSSNVGNAATLGLAYHAASGVLSGSGVLNARPGSATSSGLLSHMVSPWNVDVAREYLEKVADLLLEFATADTAVKSYMCSQSLLSRLFQMFNKIEPPILLKLLKCINHLSTDPHCLEHLQRADAIKYLIPNLDLKEGALVSQIHHEVLNALFNLCKINKRRQEQAAENGIIPHLMQFIMIDSPLKQYALPLLCDMAHASRNSREQLRAHGGLDVYLSLLEDQLWSVTALDSIAICLAHDNENRKVEQALLKKDAVQKLVIFFQCCPEQHFLHILEPFLKMITKSSRINTTLAVNGLTPLLISRLDHPDAIARLNLLKLIKAVYEHHPRPKQLIVENDLPQKLQNLIEERRDGQSSGGQVLVKQMATSLHKALHINTVL, encoded by the exons ATGTCTCGGCAAATGACGTCATCCGCTTTCCACAAATCCAAAACCCTAGATAACAAATAT ATGCTTGGAGATGAGATTGGAAAAGGGGCGTATGGGAGAGTGTACAAGGGTTTGGATCTGGAGAATGGTGATTTCGTGGCAATCAAGCAAGTCTCTCTCGAGAACATTGCTCAAGAGGATCTTAACACCATTATG CAAGAGATTGATCTTCTCAAG AATCTGAATCATAAAAATATTGTGAAATATCTTGGGTCGTTGAAGACAAAAACCCACCTTCACATAATATTAGA GTACGTGGAGAATGGTTCGCTTGCAAACATCATTAAGCCGAATAAATTTGGGCCTTTCCCTGAGTCTTTGGTGGCTGTATACATAGCCCAG GTATTGGAAGGTCTGGTATATCTACATGAACAAGGAGTAATTCATCGGGATATCAAGGGAGCTAACATATTAACGACAAAAGAG GGTCTTGTGAAACTTGCAGATTTTGGGGTGGCAACCAAACTAAATGAAGCTGATCTTAATACTCATTCGGTTGTTGGAACACCGTATTGGATGGCCCCTGAG GTCATTGAAATGTCAGGAGTTTGTGCTGCTTCTGACATTTGGAGTGTCGGCTGCACTGTCATCGAGCTTCTCACATGTGTACCACCATATTATGATCTTCAGCCTATGCCCGCCCTATTTAGGATTGTGCAG GACGAGCATCCTCCAATTCCAGATGGTATATCTGCAGATATTACCGATTTCCTACGTCAGTGCTTTAAGAAG GATGCTAGACAGAGGCCTGACGCAAAGACGTTACTCTCACACCCTTGGATACCAAATTCAAGGCGTGCTCTGCAGACCTCTCTGCGTCATAGTGAAACATTAAG AACCATTGAGGACGTTGGATCTGGGGGTACGGAGTTAAGTAGAGGCGAACAAGGGCATAATTCTGAAATCTCTCCTGCTGAGAAT AAAATCAAAACAGGGATGCTATCATCTGAGCGTGTAGGAATCAGCATGTCTTCTGGCAACAATATATCTAATGTTAATCACTCTGAGGAAAGAGCAAATAACCTGGAGGAAGATATGATTTCAGATTATGTTCCCACATTTTCTGTTCATGGGAAATCACCATTACAAGCCAGTTTAAATAACCTAGTAGACAGTTACGAGGCTCCACTTTCTGATTTTTCGGGACATAAGAAATCCAACCTGGATCATCAGTCTGAAATGTTGATCAATGGTGAATTTGAACGGCCTGAGTCTACAAAGAAAAAAGAAGTTGCTAAACCTGTTCAAGGAAAAGGCAGTTCTGTCAATACAGAGCAGGACACACTAAATTTTGGCCAAAAGAGCCAAGATTATAGTCCTCGGAAG GCTGAGAAGTCATCAGTAATCTCAGGAGGAAATGAGCTGAGCAGATTCAGTGACACTCCTGGTGATGCTTCTTTGGATGACTTATTTCATCCATTAGAGAACCTTGAGGATCGGGGAGCTGAAGCTTCTACTTCTGCATCCTCCTCCCATGTTAAACGAGGCTATGCGGTCTCTGACAGTGGAAAGAATGATCTAGCCACAAAGTTAAGGGATACAATTGCTCAAAAACAAAtggagaatgaatcagcacAGGCAAATGGTGGCGACCTATTGCGTCTAATGATGGGTGTTttgaaggaagatgttattgaCATTGATGCTCTG GGATTTGAAGATAAATTACCTGCAGAAAATCCTTTTCACCTTCAG GCTGTCGAATTTAGCAAACTAGTGTCGTCCTTGAGACCAGATGAACCAGAAGATGTGATAGTCTCTGTTTGTCAGAAGTTGAACACTTTTTTCCGTCAACGACCTGAACAGAAAATAGTATTCATCACACAGCATGGTTTTCTTCCTCTAATGGAACTCCTAGAGGTTCCCAGAACTCGT GTCATATGTTCTGTGCTTCAAGTTCTGAACCAAATAATCAAAGACAACACTGATTTTCAGGAGAATGCGTGCCTAGTTGGGCTT ATTCCTGTTGTGATGGGTTTTGCTGTGCCTGATCGTCCTCGAGAAGTTCGCATGGAAGCAGCATACTTTCTGCAGCAACTATGTCAATCGAG ctctTTGACACTGCAGATGTTTATTGCTTGTCGTGGTATTCCCATCCTGGTGGGCTTTTTGGAGGCCGATTATGCAAAATATAG AGAAATGGTTCACATGGCTATTGATGGTATGTGGCAGGTTTTCAAGCTTCAGAAGTCCACCTCTAGAAATGATTTCTGTCGTATAGCCGGAAAGAATGGGATATTACTCAGGCTTATTAACACTCTGTATAGTTTGAATGAGGCAACACGTCTAGCTGCTATATCTAGTGGAGGTGGATTTCCTCCAGACGGTTTGGCTCCAAGACCGAGATCTGGTCCTCTGGATTCTAGCAATCCTTCCTTTGTGCAGATGGATCCATCTTATCATGGGATCGACTTGCCGGATCACTTTAAAGTTAAGCAGGGAGATCATGTATCACAAATTGGAGCACAAGAACCTTCACCAGTTTCATTATCGTATTCACCTGATTCAAAAATTTTACCTCCAGATACTGACAAACCTAGATCAAATATTGCCACTGTGGAGTCCTCAGGTGCTTTTAAGGGTCCAGAATCTGCATCATTGGAAAAAGGATCTGCACCTCTAATGAGAGATCACTTTCCAGCCATTTCAAGAGATCGGGAAGGTCTAGATCGGTGGAAGAATGATTCTTCCGTAGCTGAAGTTGATGTAAAGCCGCAAAGAGGTGCAAATGTACCCAGTAGAATATCCACGGATAGTGCCCCAAAATCTTTTGAAGCACCAAAATCTTTTGAAGCAGCATCTAATGGATTGCATTTGTCTGTTGCTGCTGCTAGCCAGCAAGAAAATGTTCGACCCCTTTTGAGTTTATTGGATAAGGAACCTCCATCTCGCCACTTCTCAGGTCAGCTAGAGTATACGCGGCATCTCAGTGGTGTGGAGAAACACGAAAGCATACTGCCACTATTACATGCATCTAACGACAAGAAGACAAATGGACTTGATTTTTTGATGGCTGAATTTGCAG AGGTTTCTGGACGCGGACTGGAAAATTCTAATGCTGATTCACTCCCAAGAAGTTCACCAAAAGCTGCAAATAAGAAGTTAGGATCTTTATCATCTAATGTAGGAAATGCTGCCACTCTGGGCCTTGCTTACCATGCAGCATCTGGTGTGCTGTCTGGTTCTGGAGTATTGAATGCTAGACCAGGGAGTGCGACATCATCTGGGTTACTTTCTCATATGGTATCTCCATGGAATGTTGATGTTGCCCGGGAATATCTTGAAAAGGTGGCAGACCTTCTACTTGAGTTTGCCACAGCAGACACCGCTGTCAAATCTTACATGTGTAGCCAAAGTTTGCTTAGCCGTCTTTTTCAGATGTTCAATAAGATAGAACCCCCAATTTTGCTAAAG TTGTTGAAGTGTATTAATCATTTGTCAACCGATCCACACTGCTTAGAGCATCTTCAGCGAGCAGATGCAATCAAATATTTAATCCCAAATCTTGATCTCAAAGAAGGTGCTCTTGTGTCCCAAATACATCATGag GTACTTAATGCGCTATTTAACCTCTGTAAAATTAACAAGAGGAGACAGGAGCAGGCGGCAGAAAATGGAATCATTCCGCATTTAATGCAATTTATTATGATTGATTCCCCTTTGAAACAGTATGCATTACCTCTTTTATGTGATATGGCACATGCTTCACGGAATTCAAGGGAGCAATTACGAGCTCATGGAGGATTGGATGTGTACTTGAGCCTTCTTGAAGACCAGCTCTGGTCTGTGACTGCCTTAGATTCAATTGCCATATGCTTGGCCCATGACAATGAAAACAGGAAAGTGGAACAGGCTTTACTAAAAAAGGATGCTGTGCAGAAACTTGTCATATTCTTCCAGTGCTGTCCGGAGCAGCACTTCTTGCACATATTGGAACCATTCTTGAAAATGATCAC GAAATCGTCTCGAATAAATACTACTCTTGCAGTTAATGGCTTAACTCCTCTGTTAATTTCTAGACTCGACCATCCGGATGCAATAGCTCGTCTGAATTTACTTAAATTGATTAAG GCTGTATACGAGCATCATCCTCGTCCAAAGCAACTGATAGTCGAGAACGATCTGCCTCAGAAGCTTCAGAATTTGATCGAGGAGCGAAGAGACGGGCAAAGTTCGGGAGGGCAAGTGTTGGTAAAACAAATGGCTACTTCACTTCATAAAGCACTTCATATCAACACGGTTTTGTAA